A genomic stretch from Komagataeibacter xylinus includes:
- a CDS encoding autotransporter assembly complex family protein has translation MRHLRLAASARRGAGYVSLFAVMTVLLPGLPAAFAADPQDYTTTIRPTGNADLDAALKASSDLLSLQKTQAVSPFALTGRIHNDYSRLISALESYGYYAGSITITISDGSHKGAPSTDGGQDGRDPDLPEWMQALPAGHKAQISITAATGPLFRIGTVTLNPDKGDGPIHLNPTEAAAFGMKPGAAAQAEAVLTAGAALQTALTEEGYALAHVSTPQAWLRPATHTLDIAYTVHRGPVVNLGAFAFGGLQRTHPAYIARRLTIAPGELYQPSRIERARQDIASTGLFSDVQVNHGDTLAPDGSMPLDFGFHEGKRHSVGAEGGYSTDLGGRAGVTWTHNNLFGNAERLRLTALITGLGGSAEQGLGYDFYADLMKPDFGSRQQNLSARLEGIKQELYSYRQTALLARIGIVRHVNRHWNVSFGGQIEQEQIEQMGTTNSYFILSAPLTANYDGTGVDNPITPATHGVRVGASITPSASLTDGTSFFAIMQATVSTYFDLRHFGLSRPGRSVLAFRGTIGNVEGASTFAIPPDQRLYAGGSATVRGFRYQGVGPQFANTRYAIGGTSMDAGSFEYRQRILQKFGAVGFIDAGQVTADRTPFQGTVRVGAGAGARYYTPIGPVRLDVAVPLNRPAKGDKWELYVGLGETF, from the coding sequence TTGCGTCATCTCCGCCTGGCAGCCAGTGCCAGGCGCGGGGCCGGTTATGTTAGCCTGTTTGCGGTCATGACGGTTCTGCTGCCGGGGCTGCCTGCGGCTTTTGCGGCTGATCCGCAGGACTACACCACGACCATCCGCCCCACCGGCAATGCCGACCTCGATGCAGCGCTCAAGGCGTCTTCCGACCTGCTTTCGCTCCAGAAAACGCAGGCCGTCAGCCCCTTTGCCCTGACCGGGCGCATCCACAACGATTATTCCCGCCTGATCAGCGCGCTGGAAAGCTACGGCTATTACGCGGGCAGCATTACCATCACCATAAGCGATGGCAGCCACAAGGGCGCCCCCTCCACCGATGGCGGGCAGGACGGGCGCGACCCCGACCTGCCGGAATGGATGCAGGCCCTGCCCGCGGGCCACAAGGCGCAGATCAGCATCACGGCCGCTACCGGCCCGCTATTTCGCATCGGCACGGTCACGCTCAACCCCGACAAGGGCGACGGTCCCATCCACCTCAACCCCACCGAGGCAGCAGCCTTTGGCATGAAGCCGGGTGCTGCAGCACAGGCCGAGGCCGTGCTGACGGCGGGGGCGGCACTCCAGACCGCGCTGACGGAGGAAGGCTACGCGTTGGCACATGTCAGCACCCCGCAGGCCTGGCTGCGGCCTGCAACCCATACGCTCGATATTGCCTATACGGTGCATCGTGGCCCGGTGGTGAACCTTGGCGCCTTTGCCTTTGGCGGGCTGCAGCGCACGCACCCGGCCTATATCGCGCGCAGGCTGACCATTGCACCGGGCGAGCTGTACCAGCCCTCGCGCATCGAGCGCGCCCGGCAGGACATTGCCTCGACGGGGCTGTTCTCCGATGTGCAGGTCAATCATGGGGATACCCTGGCCCCTGATGGCAGCATGCCGCTCGATTTCGGCTTTCATGAAGGCAAGCGCCACAGCGTGGGGGCCGAGGGCGGCTATTCAACCGATCTCGGTGGCCGCGCGGGTGTGACATGGACACATAACAACCTGTTTGGCAATGCCGAGCGGCTGCGGCTTACCGCGCTGATCACCGGGCTTGGCGGCTCGGCGGAGCAGGGGCTGGGCTATGATTTCTATGCCGACCTGATGAAGCCCGATTTCGGCTCGCGCCAGCAGAACCTCAGCGCCCGCCTCGAGGGCATCAAGCAGGAACTCTATTCCTACCGCCAGACCGCGCTGCTTGCGCGCATCGGCATCGTGCGCCACGTCAACCGGCACTGGAACGTGTCGTTTGGCGGGCAGATCGAGCAGGAACAGATCGAGCAGATGGGCACCACCAACAGCTATTTCATCCTCTCGGCGCCGCTCACCGCCAATTACGACGGCACGGGCGTGGACAACCCCATCACGCCCGCCACCCATGGCGTGCGCGTGGGGGCCAGCATCACGCCATCGGCCTCATTGACCGATGGCACCTCGTTCTTCGCCATCATGCAGGCCACGGTCTCGACCTATTTCGACCTCAGGCATTTTGGCCTGAGCCGCCCCGGCCGCAGCGTGCTGGCGTTTCGCGGCACCATTGGCAACGTGGAAGGCGCCTCGACCTTCGCCATTCCGCCCGATCAGCGGCTCTATGCCGGTGGCTCGGCCACGGTGCGCGGCTTCCGCTACCAGGGCGTTGGCCCGCAATTTGCCAATACGCGCTACGCCATTGGCGGCACGTCGATGGATGCGGGGTCGTTTGAATACCGCCAGCGCATATTGCAGAAATTCGGCGCGGTGGGCTTTATCGATGCAGGTCAGGTCACGGCGGACCGCACGCCCTTCCAGGGCACGGTGCGGGTGGGTGCCGGGGCCGGGGCGCGCTACTACACCCCCATTGGCCCGGTGCGGCTTGATGTGGCGGTGCCGCTCAACCGCCCCGCCAAAGGCGACAAGTGGGAGCTGTACGTGGGCCTGGGGGAGACATTCTGA